The Mucilaginibacter yixingensis genome window below encodes:
- the ppk1 gene encoding polyphosphate kinase 1 — MPHQRLPLINREISWLYFNDRVLQEAADPTVPLIDRVRFLAIFSSNLDEFYRVRVATLSRLANLNEKAKEVLGYNPKKLLTQIKSLVVKQEQKFNNLYENIIVKQLAEEKIFLLNDKQLNVTRGVFVKNYFREKLLATLVPIMLDPAMPLPELRDRAIYFFVKLTKNRKSKLALIEIPDNLSRFLVLPETNNLKFIILLDDIIRYNLEDIFFIFDHDAIEAYSVQLTRDAELDLDQQVSEKFIDTLAKSLQKRKKGKPMRLQYDAEMPEDMVQYMVGKMGLNKESLIASSRYQNFKDFIKFPNVGRPELEYTRYPALPVDDLSFGKSLMNTIAKKDCLISTPYQSFDYVIHFLREAAIDPKVKEISISVYRLAENSRVVHALINAARNGKKVNCLVELRARFDEQNNIFWSNRMEEGGVRVIYGIPGYKVHSKICLVTRVEKGKHVHYAALSTGNFNEKTAQIYADHTLLTRSRRLTGDLVNVFKSLNRGMLPRGLKHLIVSPIDSRPALYKLIDNEMKNAKEGKEAYMVLKMNSLADEEMIAKLYQASNAGVKIELIVRGMCCLVPGVKDYSENITVISIVDKYLEHARVLIFCNDGDELIYLTSADYMTRNIDNRVEVGFPIYDPDLKKEIREIIDIQLMDNTKAREINASNNNKYHKTDSDTPNRSQIDIYNYLKYKNK, encoded by the coding sequence CGTTTCCTGGCCATCTTCTCATCAAACCTGGATGAGTTTTACCGTGTGCGTGTGGCTACGCTGAGCCGTTTAGCCAACTTGAACGAGAAGGCTAAAGAGGTACTGGGCTATAATCCTAAAAAGCTGCTGACGCAGATTAAATCGCTGGTGGTAAAGCAGGAGCAGAAGTTTAATAACCTGTATGAGAATATTATTGTTAAGCAACTGGCCGAAGAGAAGATATTTTTGCTGAATGACAAGCAGTTGAACGTTACCCGTGGTGTGTTTGTTAAAAACTACTTCCGCGAGAAACTGCTGGCCACGCTGGTGCCCATTATGCTTGACCCAGCCATGCCGCTGCCCGAACTGCGCGACCGTGCCATTTACTTTTTTGTTAAGCTGACCAAGAACAGAAAGAGCAAACTGGCGCTGATTGAAATTCCAGACAATCTTTCGCGTTTCCTGGTACTGCCTGAGACAAACAACCTGAAGTTCATCATCCTGTTGGATGACATTATACGTTATAACCTCGAAGATATCTTCTTCATTTTTGATCATGATGCCATTGAGGCCTACTCTGTACAGCTTACCCGCGATGCAGAGCTTGACCTGGATCAGCAGGTGAGCGAGAAGTTTATTGATACCCTGGCCAAGAGCTTGCAAAAGCGCAAAAAAGGTAAGCCCATGCGTTTGCAATATGACGCCGAGATGCCGGAGGATATGGTGCAATATATGGTAGGCAAAATGGGCTTGAATAAAGAAAGCCTGATTGCCAGCAGCCGTTACCAGAACTTTAAAGATTTTATCAAATTCCCCAACGTCGGTCGCCCGGAGTTGGAGTATACCCGTTATCCTGCTTTACCGGTAGACGATTTGTCGTTCGGCAAAAGCTTGATGAATACCATTGCCAAGAAGGACTGCCTGATCAGCACGCCATATCAGTCGTTTGATTATGTGATCCACTTTTTGCGCGAAGCAGCCATCGATCCAAAAGTAAAAGAGATCAGCATTTCAGTTTATCGCCTGGCCGAAAACTCAAGGGTAGTGCACGCGTTGATTAATGCTGCCCGTAACGGTAAAAAGGTGAATTGCCTGGTAGAGCTGCGTGCCCGTTTTGATGAGCAGAATAACATTTTCTGGAGTAACCGCATGGAAGAGGGTGGTGTACGGGTAATTTACGGTATTCCCGGTTACAAGGTACACTCAAAAATATGCCTGGTTACCCGGGTAGAGAAAGGTAAGCATGTGCATTATGCGGCCCTCTCAACCGGTAACTTTAACGAGAAAACGGCCCAGATTTATGCCGATCATACCCTGCTTACCCGTAGCCGCCGTTTAACCGGCGACTTGGTGAACGTGTTTAAATCACTGAACCGTGGGATGTTGCCACGCGGGTTGAAGCACCTGATTGTATCGCCTATTGATTCTCGCCCTGCCTTGTATAAATTGATCGATAACGAGATGAAGAATGCCAAGGAAGGTAAAGAAGCCTACATGGTGTTAAAAATGAATAGTTTGGCTGATGAAGAGATGATTGCTAAACTATACCAGGCCAGTAATGCAGGTGTAAAAATTGAATTGATTGTGCGCGGCATGTGTTGCCTGGTGCCCGGGGTGAAAGATTATAGCGAGAACATCACCGTTATTAGCATTGTAGATAAATACCTGGAGCATGCCCGTGTGCTGATTTTCTGTAACGACGGTGATGAGTTGATCTATCTTACCTCTGCCGATTACATGACCCGTAATATTGATAATAGGGTAGAAGTTGGTTTCCCGATCTATGATCCTGATCTGAAAAAAGAGATTCGCGAGATTATCGACATTCAGTTGATGGATAATACCAAGGCGCGCGAGATTAACGCCAGCAACAACAACAAATACCACAAAACCGATTCGGACACGCCGAACCGGTCGCAGATAGATATTTACAATTACCTCAAATACAAAAACAAATAA
- a CDS encoding exopolyphosphatase, giving the protein MRYAAIDIGSNAVRLLIADIKETNGTVTFKKNTLVRVPLRLGDDAFLNQHISERKAADLVKTMSAFKNLMDVYRVNDYMACATSAMREAQNGQDIVRTIKTEADINLEIVRGETEANIIYSSHVEQNIDKSKSYLYVDVGGGSTELSLFSEGELVASQSFNIGTIRILDNQDKDETWEEMKEFLRIHTRRFKTLSGIGTGGNINKLYRLAEEKEGAPMSFTKLKSLYSYLNSFSLKERINVLGLNQDRADVIIPACEIYLSVLKWAGIKSIYVPSVGMVDGIIQTLIEKNFSAGN; this is encoded by the coding sequence TTGAGATACGCAGCGATAGATATTGGCTCGAATGCTGTCAGGCTGTTGATAGCTGATATTAAAGAAACCAACGGAACCGTAACCTTTAAAAAGAATACGCTGGTGCGCGTACCTCTGCGCCTGGGTGATGATGCCTTTTTAAACCAGCATATATCAGAGCGCAAAGCTGCCGATCTGGTAAAAACCATGTCGGCCTTTAAAAACCTGATGGATGTTTATCGGGTGAATGATTATATGGCCTGCGCCACATCGGCCATGCGCGAGGCCCAAAATGGGCAGGATATTGTGCGCACCATTAAAACTGAGGCAGATATTAACCTGGAGATTGTTCGTGGCGAAACCGAGGCTAACATTATTTACTCCAGCCACGTAGAGCAAAATATTGATAAAAGCAAAAGCTATCTTTATGTAGACGTTGGCGGCGGCAGCACCGAGCTTTCGTTATTTTCTGAGGGCGAGCTGGTGGCGTCACAATCATTTAACATCGGTACCATACGTATTCTGGATAACCAGGATAAGGACGAGACCTGGGAGGAGATGAAAGAGTTTTTGCGCATCCACACACGCAGGTTTAAAACCCTTTCTGGCATTGGTACAGGCGGCAATATTAACAAATTGTATCGTTTGGCCGAGGAGAAAGAAGGCGCACCAATGTCATTCACCAAACTGAAAAGTTTATACAGCTACCTTAACTCATTTTCGTTAAAAGAACGCATTAACGTGCTGGGGCTCAATCAGGATCGTGCTGACGTAATTATCCCGGCATGCGAAATTTACCTGAGTGTTTTGAAGTGGGCAGGCATCAAAAGCATTTATGTGCCAAGCGTAGGTATGGTAGACGGAATTATCCAGACGCTGATAGAAAAGAACTTTTCAGCCGGTAATTAA
- a CDS encoding UbiX family flavin prenyltransferase has product MGRKIVIAITGASGSIYAKLLLQQLSQMQNQVAEVAVVMSDNARTVWQYELGDDTYNQLPFKFYAKSDFMAPFASGSARFDTMVVVPCSMGTMGRIAAGTSDDLITRAADVILKERRKLILVARDTPFNLIHIRNMATVTEAGGIICPAIPSFYSLPKTIEELAMTVVNRVISLMGLENDSYEWGGEG; this is encoded by the coding sequence ATGGGCAGAAAAATTGTTATAGCCATTACCGGCGCCAGCGGTTCTATTTACGCCAAGCTACTATTACAGCAACTGAGTCAAATGCAAAACCAGGTGGCAGAAGTAGCGGTGGTAATGAGTGACAATGCCCGTACCGTTTGGCAATATGAGCTGGGTGATGATACCTACAACCAGCTACCTTTTAAATTTTACGCCAAGAGCGACTTTATGGCGCCCTTTGCCTCTGGCTCGGCACGTTTTGATACCATGGTGGTGGTTCCTTGTTCTATGGGCACCATGGGCCGCATAGCCGCCGGCACCAGCGACGACTTGATTACCCGTGCCGCAGACGTGATTTTGAAAGAGCGCCGCAAACTGATTCTGGTAGCACGCGATACGCCTTTTAATCTCATCCACATCCGCAATATGGCCACGGTAACTGAGGCCGGCGGTATCATTTGTCCGGCCATTCCATCATTCTACAGTCTCCCTAAAACCATCGAAGAACTTGCCATGACGGTTGTGAACCGGGTAATTAGCCTGATGGGGTTGGAGAATGATAGTTATGAGTGGGGGGGTGAGGGATAG